A window of the Brumimicrobium sp. genome harbors these coding sequences:
- a CDS encoding NADP-dependent malic enzyme, with product MAKIRKQDALDYHSHGKPGKIEVIPTKPYSSQRDLSLAYSPGVAEPCLEIAKNPHDVYKYTAKSNLVGVITNGTAVLGLGNIGPAAAKPVMEGKGLLFKIFADLDVFDIELDASDPEVFIQTVKALAPTFGGINLEDIKAPEAFEIERRLKEELDIPIMHDDQHGTAIISAAGLLNALELTNKKIEKCKFVVSGAGASAISCAKLYVTLGAKPENIYMFDSEGLIHKKRKGLSEQKKFFATHARNSDLKTEMKGADVFLGLSKGGIVAKEMVKSMAKDPIVFALANPTPEIGYKEAMSVRKDVIMATGRSDHPNQVNNVLGFPYIFRGALDVRAKTINEEMKLAAVYAIANLAKASVPDEVSEAYGEKGLTFGRESLIPKPLDPRLIYTISPAVAKAAMDSGVAREPIKDWTAYENELKNRLGIDNKLVRKITEKAENNPKRVVFAEADNYKILKAAETAYEEGVCIPILLGRKETVKNLIKEYKMEFGDDVKILDPKDKSEAKRKDKYGHEFFLSRQRKGFTEFEACKIMRERNYFGAMMVNVGDADAMISGITRKYKDVLQPALQVVGTRDGVNKVSGMYILITKRGPMFLADTTVNLDPTAEEIAEITYNISKTVQKLNIQPVIALLSYSNFGSAKGKDAEKMARAIEIIRDKYPTLTADGEIQANFALNNEMLMDKFSFSELANKKVNTLIFPNLAAGNISYKLLQEMMGAEVIGPILVGLKKPIHVLQLGASVREIVNMVKIAVVDAQNK from the coding sequence ATGGCTAAAATACGAAAACAAGACGCACTAGACTACCATTCACATGGAAAGCCAGGAAAAATAGAGGTAATTCCAACAAAACCTTATAGTTCACAACGAGACCTTTCTTTGGCATATTCTCCAGGAGTGGCAGAGCCTTGTTTGGAAATAGCGAAGAATCCACATGATGTATATAAATACACTGCTAAATCGAACTTAGTTGGAGTTATTACGAATGGAACAGCTGTTTTAGGACTTGGAAATATCGGTCCTGCTGCTGCAAAGCCAGTCATGGAAGGAAAAGGACTTTTATTTAAGATATTTGCAGATTTAGATGTTTTTGATATAGAATTAGATGCAAGTGACCCTGAGGTTTTCATTCAAACAGTTAAAGCATTAGCTCCTACTTTTGGAGGAATTAACCTTGAAGATATAAAGGCACCGGAAGCATTTGAAATTGAACGCCGTTTAAAAGAAGAGTTAGATATTCCTATTATGCATGATGACCAGCATGGAACGGCAATTATTTCGGCGGCTGGACTTCTAAACGCTTTAGAATTAACCAATAAAAAGATTGAAAAATGCAAATTTGTTGTTTCAGGTGCAGGGGCTTCAGCTATTAGTTGCGCTAAATTATATGTTACCCTAGGAGCAAAACCTGAAAACATCTATATGTTTGATAGTGAGGGCTTAATCCATAAGAAACGAAAAGGATTGAGTGAGCAAAAGAAATTTTTTGCTACACATGCTCGAAATTCAGATTTAAAAACTGAAATGAAAGGAGCAGATGTTTTCTTGGGCTTATCTAAAGGAGGAATTGTTGCTAAAGAAATGGTTAAATCCATGGCAAAAGACCCAATTGTCTTTGCTTTAGCAAATCCAACTCCTGAGATTGGATATAAGGAAGCGATGAGTGTACGAAAAGATGTCATCATGGCAACAGGTCGTTCAGACCATCCTAATCAAGTGAATAATGTGTTAGGGTTTCCCTATATTTTTAGAGGTGCTTTAGATGTAAGAGCAAAAACTATCAATGAAGAAATGAAATTGGCTGCAGTGTATGCCATTGCCAATTTAGCAAAAGCATCTGTTCCTGATGAGGTGAGTGAAGCGTATGGTGAGAAAGGATTAACCTTTGGTAGAGAATCGTTGATTCCTAAACCACTAGATCCTCGTCTTATTTATACAATTTCTCCCGCTGTTGCAAAAGCAGCTATGGATTCAGGAGTTGCCAGAGAACCAATTAAAGATTGGACAGCATACGAGAATGAACTAAAAAACAGATTGGGTATTGATAATAAGCTAGTTCGTAAGATTACAGAAAAAGCTGAAAATAATCCAAAACGCGTTGTTTTTGCAGAGGCAGATAACTATAAAATTTTAAAAGCGGCAGAAACGGCTTATGAAGAAGGTGTTTGTATTCCTATCTTATTAGGTAGAAAGGAGACAGTTAAAAACCTCATCAAAGAATACAAAATGGAATTTGGAGATGATGTTAAGATTTTAGATCCTAAAGATAAGAGTGAAGCAAAACGTAAAGACAAATATGGACATGAGTTCTTCCTTTCTCGTCAACGCAAAGGTTTTACCGAATTTGAAGCTTGCAAAATTATGCGAGAGCGTAACTATTTTGGTGCAATGATGGTTAATGTGGGAGATGCTGACGCTATGATTTCAGGAATTACTAGAAAATATAAAGATGTTTTACAACCTGCTTTGCAAGTAGTTGGAACGCGTGATGGAGTAAATAAAGTTTCGGGGATGTATATCCTAATCACGAAAAGAGGACCTATGTTCCTTGCGGATACTACCGTAAATTTGGATCCAACTGCTGAAGAAATTGCAGAAATCACGTATAATATTTCAAAAACGGTACAGAAATTAAATATTCAGCCAGTAATCGCCTTGCTATCATACTCCAATTTTGGTTCTGCGAAAGGTAAAGATGCTGAGAAGATGGCACGAGCTATTGAAATTATCCGAGATAAATATCCTACACTTACGGCAGACGGAGAAATCCAAGCAAATTTTGCTTTAAACAATGAAATGCTTATGGATAAATTCTCCTTTTCTGAGTTGGCTAATAAAAAAGTGAATACACTTATCTTCCCTAATTTGGCCGCTGGAAATATTTCCTATAAATTATTGCAAGAAATGATGGGCGCAGAAGTAATAGGACCTATCTTGGTAGGATTGAAAAAACCTATACATGTACTACAATTAGGAGCATCTGTTCGTGAAATTGTAAATATGGTTAAAATCGCTGTCGTTGACGCACAAAATAAGTAA